One genomic segment of Belonocnema kinseyi isolate 2016_QV_RU_SX_M_011 chromosome 2, B_treatae_v1, whole genome shotgun sequence includes these proteins:
- the LOC117168426 gene encoding uncharacterized protein LOC117168426 has product MQPSDVTLENASIARKNLQRRYLKNNKKKKAKYRVGDVVRISRTRGTFEKGYESGWSEELFIIKRIITWRTYSPVVYELEDLAGEVIDGLFYEQELADVKNRNVHEGEVIV; this is encoded by the coding sequence ATGCAGCCATCTGACGTTACCCTAGAGAATGCATCCATCGCACGAAAAAATTTACAACGAcgctatttaaaaaacaataaaaagaaaaaggctAAATATCGGGTTGGCGATGTTGTACGCATCAGTCGTACACGCGGCACCTTCGAGAAAGGATATGAATCGGGATGGAGTGAGGAATTGTTTATTATCAAACGGATAATAACGTGGAGAACATACTCACCTGTTGTGTACGAATTGGAAGATTTAGCTGGTGAAGTAATTGACGGACTTTTTTACGAACAAGAATTAGCAGATGTCAAGAATAGGAATGTGCACGAGGGCGaggttattgtttaa